In Anomaloglossus baeobatrachus isolate aAnoBae1 chromosome 3, aAnoBae1.hap1, whole genome shotgun sequence, one genomic interval encodes:
- the LOC142297222 gene encoding ATP-dependent DNA helicase PIF6-like, producing MFPSNFCNIVTTIEELKAKVFPNIQCNFRKSWWLCERAILAPKNDSVNKINIQILNLLPGVCMIYKSVDTVTDPAQALFYPTEFLNSLEPHGIPPHNLFLKPGAPILCLRHLDPPKLCNGTRLLIKNLFPHVIEATILTGCAKGEDVFIPTIPLIPSDFPFDFKRLQFPVRLAFAMSINKARGQSLKVAGINLQSPCFSHGQLYVACSRVGTAKNLFIFAPEGKTKNVVYQKALE from the coding sequence ATGTTTCCAAGCAACTTTTGTAACATTGTGACAACCATTGAGGAGCTAAAAGCAAAGGTTTTTCCAAACATTCAATGCAACTTTAGAAAGTCTTGGTGGCTGTGTGAAAGAGCCATTCTAGCTCCCAAGAATGATAGTGTCAACAAGATAAATATTCAAATTCTAAATCTCCTTCCAGGTGTGTGCATGATCTACAAGTCAGTGGATACAGTGACAGACCCTGCTCAAGCATTATTCTATCCTACAGAGTTCCTCAACTCCTTGGAACCACATGGAATTCCTCCGCATAACCTCTTTCTTAAACCTGGAGCACCTATCCTGTGTTTGAGACATTTAGATCCACCAAAGCTGTGTAATGGAACAAGACTCTTGATTAAGAACCTGTTTCCACACGtaattgaagcaaccattttgacaGGATGTGCCAAAGGAGAGGACGTTTTCATTCCAACAATTCCACTCATTCCATCTGATTTCCCTTTTGATTTTAAACGCCTCCAGTTTCCAGTTCGACTGGCATTTGCAATGTCCATTAACAAGGCTCGGGGACAGTCCTTGAAAGTAGCAGGAATCAATTTGCAATCTCCATGCTTTTCTCATGGTCAACTTTATGTGGCCTGTTCAAGAGTTGGAACTGCCAAAAATCTGTTTATCTTTGCACCGGAAGGAAAAACAAAGAATGTTGTTTATCAAAAGGCTCTAGAataa